Proteins from a genomic interval of Acidobacteriota bacterium:
- a CDS encoding response regulator, producing the protein MTDEAVRVPAAHPADAEAPPGAVLVVDDEAGVRDLMTRWLRAIGYRVVPAASAEEALAVADTTPVAVALCDIRMPGRDGLWLAEQLRRRSPATALVMATGVQDVGSAVTSLRHGVIDYLMKPFGRDRLREAVERGFEWHRGTAAARRSREALHEEARLRREHLTQAMAAVPLESRAAIDTLLALLTVREPALLGHSRRVAALAVRAGRMLGLAPEGLDAVDVAGLVHDVIKLSLPDALLHGEGPLRPEDADLVREVPQHAHDLLVRIPALAPAAALVRDAFERWDGTGYPRGLAGADVALGSRILGVADAYDTMIHPRRFAPARSPEDARAELRRVAGMQFDPAVVDAVLASIDAS; encoded by the coding sequence ATGACTGACGAAGCGGTTCGCGTGCCGGCGGCGCATCCGGCCGACGCGGAGGCCCCGCCCGGGGCCGTCCTCGTCGTCGACGACGAGGCTGGCGTTCGCGACCTCATGACCCGGTGGCTCCGGGCGATCGGCTACCGGGTGGTACCCGCGGCCAGTGCCGAGGAAGCGCTGGCCGTCGCGGACACGACGCCCGTCGCCGTTGCGCTCTGCGACATCCGCATGCCGGGACGCGACGGGCTGTGGCTTGCCGAGCAGTTGCGACGCCGCTCGCCGGCCACGGCTCTCGTGATGGCCACGGGCGTGCAGGACGTCGGGTCGGCGGTGACGAGCCTGCGCCACGGCGTGATCGACTACCTGATGAAGCCGTTCGGACGCGACCGGCTGCGCGAGGCGGTCGAGCGGGGCTTCGAGTGGCACCGGGGCACCGCGGCGGCGAGGCGGTCGCGGGAGGCCCTGCACGAGGAGGCGCGCCTGCGACGCGAGCACCTGACGCAGGCGATGGCGGCGGTGCCCCTCGAATCGCGCGCGGCGATCGACACGCTGCTGGCGCTGCTCACGGTGCGCGAGCCTGCCTTGCTCGGGCACTCACGGCGGGTGGCGGCCCTGGCGGTGCGAGCGGGCCGGATGCTGGGCCTCGCCCCGGAGGGACTCGACGCGGTCGACGTCGCGGGTCTGGTGCACGACGTGATCAAGCTCTCCCTCCCCGACGCCCTGCTGCACGGCGAGGGGCCGCTCAGGCCCGAGGACGCCGATCTCGTCCGTGAGGTGCCGCAGCACGCTCACGACCTGCTCGTTCGGATCCCGGCGCTCGCGCCGGCGGCCGCACTGGTGCGCGACGCGTTCGAGCGCTGGGACGGCACCGGCTATCCTCGTGGCCTCGCCGGCGCCGATGTCGCCCTCGGCAGCCGGATCCTTGGCGTCGCCGACGCCTACGACACCATGATCCACCCCCGACGGTTCGCGCCCGCCCGGTCGCCCGAAGACGCGCGCGCGGAGTTGCGCCGCGTGGCCGGCATGCAGTTCGATCCGGCGGTCGTCGACGCGGTCCTCGCGTCGATCGACGCCAGCTGA
- a CDS encoding sigma-54 dependent transcriptional regulator → MAWQRPLLLVVDDEAQVVDIVRRFAERAGFDVHGVCSGREALEFLHGRRADVALVDLHMPEIDGLDVLRAIREADPRCQTILITGYASISSAVEAVKLGAMDYLSKPLDFGRLSQLLLSVREDLERRSDLLEAEAELARRLEFHGMVGRSPAMQETFGLIRRLAPHLKTALVTGETGTGKELVARALHRAGPRHDKPFFVVDCTSTVETTFELELFGCVAGAVPGASEARPGLLEQADGGMVLLDEVSGLPLSVQARLLRLIGSGELRRLGSLDDRLVDLQVVAATNRDLRAEVGAGRFRSDLLYRLNVVEIPLPPLRERRGDIPYLTAAFIRAAADRLGKPLRGITTAAEAMLVSAPWDGNVRELRNVLERACLMADGEMVTEREVAASMPRSVLDHVRRGARSAEDETHLLSSVEREHILRALQRAGGNKKAAARMLGVSRRALYRRLERLDLAETIARRPAPGRSLAGGEPAGEAGYASAESERAASVPGAR, encoded by the coding sequence ATGGCGTGGCAGCGGCCCCTGTTGCTGGTGGTGGACGACGAGGCGCAGGTCGTCGACATCGTGAGACGGTTCGCCGAGCGGGCCGGCTTCGACGTCCACGGGGTCTGCAGCGGGCGCGAGGCGCTCGAGTTCCTCCACGGGCGGCGGGCCGACGTCGCGCTCGTCGACCTCCACATGCCCGAGATCGACGGCCTCGACGTCCTTCGCGCGATCCGGGAGGCCGACCCGCGCTGCCAGACGATCCTGATCACCGGCTATGCCAGCATCTCGTCAGCGGTGGAGGCGGTGAAGCTCGGCGCGATGGACTATCTGAGCAAGCCGCTCGATTTCGGGCGCCTGAGCCAGCTGCTGCTCAGCGTGCGCGAGGACCTCGAACGGCGCAGCGACCTGCTCGAGGCCGAGGCCGAGCTCGCGCGGCGTCTCGAGTTCCACGGGATGGTCGGTCGCAGTCCGGCCATGCAGGAGACGTTCGGGCTGATCCGGCGTCTGGCACCGCACCTGAAGACCGCGCTCGTCACCGGCGAGACCGGAACCGGGAAGGAACTCGTCGCACGGGCCCTGCACCGTGCCGGTCCGCGTCACGACAAGCCCTTCTTCGTGGTCGACTGCACGTCGACCGTCGAGACCACCTTCGAGCTCGAGCTCTTCGGCTGCGTGGCCGGCGCGGTGCCTGGAGCGTCCGAGGCGCGGCCGGGCCTGCTCGAACAGGCCGATGGGGGCATGGTGCTGCTCGACGAAGTGTCGGGGCTCCCGCTGTCGGTCCAGGCCAGGCTCCTGCGGCTCATCGGCTCGGGCGAGCTCCGCCGGCTCGGCTCGCTCGACGACCGTCTGGTGGACCTGCAGGTCGTGGCGGCCACCAATCGCGACCTCAGGGCCGAGGTCGGCGCGGGCCGGTTCCGCAGCGACCTGCTGTATCGCCTGAACGTCGTCGAGATTCCGCTGCCCCCGCTCCGGGAGCGTCGCGGCGACATCCCGTACCTGACGGCGGCCTTCATCCGGGCGGCCGCCGACCGCCTGGGCAAGCCGCTGCGCGGGATCACCACGGCGGCCGAGGCCATGCTGGTGTCGGCCCCCTGGGACGGCAACGTGCGCGAGCTGCGCAACGTGCTCGAACGGGCGTGCTTGATGGCCGACGGCGAGATGGTGACCGAGCGTGAGGTGGCGGCGAGCATGCCGCGGTCGGTGCTCGACCACGTCCGGCGGGGGGCGAGGTCGGCCGAAGACGAGACGCACCTGCTGTCGTCGGTCGAGCGGGAGCACATCCTGCGAGCTCTGCAGCGCGCGGGTGGAAACAAGAAGGCCGCCGCGCGTATGCTGGGGGTCAGCCGCCGCGCGCTCTATCGCCGACTCGAGCGGCTCGATCTCGCCGAGACGATTGCCCGGCGCCCGGCGCCGGGTCGCTCGCTGGCGGGAGGCGAGCCCGCAGGGGAGGCAGGCTACGCCTCGGCGGAGTCCGAGCGCGCCGCGAGCGTTCCTGGGGCCCGATGA
- a CDS encoding SpoIID/LytB domain-containing protein, with product MRPRTLCRLLPAVAIATLVSGCASTGPGPRPAPHPSPGPAPADEAVSVRLGPPGSRAVTRVLLEAYVEGVVAAELSVRQLPPGAARAMLELQAVLARTYAVAHRGRHAAEGFDLCAGTHCQLYQPERVRAVADVVGAAVAATRGLVLTYEGRPIVALYHADCGGRTSTGEAIWGGTALPYLRGVDDRSCLAPPRVWRFEATAEALAAALAREDGLDVGGRLDAIDILETDDAGRVTGLALEGSRSRLTRGEGLRRAVMAAFGPDSIRSPRFAVARDGQRFVFEGRGLGHGAGLCQRGALARLAAGSTLADVLGHYYPGTRLSPWSSRTRVADARDGRHRADVRSAP from the coding sequence ATGCGTCCCCGCACCCTCTGCCGGCTCCTCCCGGCCGTGGCGATCGCCACGCTCGTCTCCGGGTGCGCCTCGACGGGTCCGGGCCCTCGACCGGCACCTCACCCGTCCCCCGGCCCGGCCCCAGCCGACGAGGCCGTCAGCGTGCGCCTCGGGCCGCCAGGGTCGCGCGCGGTGACACGCGTTCTGCTCGAGGCCTATGTCGAGGGTGTCGTCGCGGCGGAGCTCTCGGTGAGGCAGCTCCCGCCGGGCGCAGCACGCGCGATGCTCGAACTGCAGGCCGTTCTCGCGCGGACGTACGCGGTGGCCCATCGCGGACGCCATGCGGCCGAGGGGTTCGACCTCTGCGCCGGCACTCATTGCCAGCTGTACCAGCCCGAACGGGTGCGCGCGGTCGCCGACGTGGTCGGTGCGGCGGTGGCGGCCACGCGGGGCCTGGTCCTGACCTACGAGGGCCGTCCGATCGTGGCGCTCTACCACGCCGACTGCGGCGGCCGCACGAGCACGGGCGAAGCCATCTGGGGCGGCACCGCGCTCCCCTACCTGCGAGGCGTCGACGATCGCTCCTGTCTCGCCCCCCCGCGGGTCTGGCGCTTCGAGGCGACCGCCGAAGCGCTCGCAGCCGCCCTCGCCCGCGAGGACGGGCTCGATGTGGGGGGCCGGCTCGACGCCATCGACATCCTCGAGACCGACGACGCGGGCCGTGTCACCGGGCTCGCGCTCGAGGGCTCGCGCAGCCGGCTGACGCGGGGCGAGGGTCTTCGCCGGGCCGTGATGGCCGCCTTCGGCCCCGACTCGATCCGCAGCCCCCGCTTCGCCGTGGCCCGTGACGGCCAGCGGTTCGTCTTCGAAGGGCGCGGCCTCGGTCACGGCGCCGGCCTCTGCCAGCGCGGCGCGCTCGCCCGACTCGCCGCCGGGTCGACCCTCGCCGACGTGCTCGGGCACTACTACCCCGGGACCCGTCTGAGCCCGTGGAGCTCACGAACCCGGGTCGCCGACGCCCGCGACGGAAGGCACCGGGCCGACGTGAGGTCCGCTCCGTGA
- a CDS encoding PAS-domain containing protein, translating into MGDARPATARPARDGVVMSARVLAATAGVAAGLLAVGVPGMWLASLAAAVVLVVGTWLAAVRWHTTRLDAATAALERVTAGDFEARIALSGTPALGALARAVNRVGHACARRDDDLNDALEDAARQRDLFYSIINASSDGLLLYDADRRLVAANPRCGELLGFTLDELLHRDPVWLQLSLQSRCEHPDRYHERLDAHFASPDRTHQDLLVVFAPRRRVIRRFSSPVVVHRRDGGRVFTYTDVTAEADIDQMKSEFVSIASHELRTPLTSVHGALQLALTGSGHVIGDEDRELLEISLASTERLVRLVNDLLDLSKIEAGGMPVSRAAVEVEPLIGDAIRGMQGFPANRQARVVATVAPDLPRVVADRDQLLRVLTNLLSNALKYSPRESAVVVDARVVDDGIAMSVTDRGPGIPAAHLDRLFRPFSRVGVHERQSTGGTGLGLAITRAIVEQHGGRIWVEPVEPAGSRFVVVLPALPARSAAIDRPEEADVA; encoded by the coding sequence GTGGGTGACGCTCGGCCGGCCACTGCGCGCCCCGCGCGCGACGGGGTCGTCATGAGCGCGCGGGTGCTGGCCGCGACAGCCGGCGTGGCGGCGGGGCTGCTCGCCGTCGGCGTCCCCGGCATGTGGCTCGCCAGCCTCGCCGCAGCGGTGGTCCTGGTCGTAGGGACGTGGCTGGCCGCGGTGCGGTGGCACACCACCCGACTCGACGCCGCGACGGCCGCCCTCGAACGCGTGACCGCCGGAGACTTCGAGGCGCGAATCGCCCTTTCGGGCACGCCCGCGCTCGGCGCGCTCGCCCGCGCGGTCAACCGGGTCGGGCACGCGTGCGCCCGTCGCGACGACGACCTCAACGACGCGCTCGAGGACGCGGCCCGTCAGCGCGATCTCTTCTACTCGATCATCAACGCGTCGAGCGACGGGTTGCTGCTCTACGACGCCGACCGGCGGCTGGTCGCGGCCAATCCCCGGTGCGGCGAGCTGCTCGGCTTCACGCTCGACGAGCTGCTGCATCGCGACCCGGTCTGGCTGCAGCTCAGTCTCCAGTCGCGGTGCGAGCACCCCGATCGCTACCACGAGAGGCTCGACGCGCACTTCGCCAGCCCCGACCGGACGCATCAGGACCTGCTCGTCGTCTTCGCCCCGCGCCGGCGGGTGATTCGCCGCTTCTCGTCGCCCGTCGTCGTGCACCGGCGCGACGGTGGACGCGTGTTCACGTACACCGATGTCACCGCCGAGGCCGACATCGATCAGATGAAGAGCGAGTTCGTGTCGATCGCGAGTCACGAGCTGCGAACGCCGCTGACCTCGGTCCACGGCGCGCTGCAGCTGGCGCTCACGGGCAGCGGTCACGTGATTGGCGACGAGGACCGGGAACTGCTGGAGATCTCGCTCGCGAGCACCGAACGGCTCGTCCGGCTCGTCAACGACCTGCTCGACCTCTCGAAGATCGAGGCCGGCGGGATGCCCGTCTCGCGCGCGGCCGTGGAGGTCGAGCCACTCATCGGTGATGCCATTCGAGGCATGCAGGGTTTCCCGGCCAACCGGCAGGCACGCGTCGTCGCCACCGTCGCCCCGGACCTTCCGCGGGTGGTGGCCGACCGCGACCAGCTGCTCCGCGTGCTCACGAACCTCCTGAGCAACGCCCTCAAGTACTCTCCCAGGGAATCGGCCGTCGTGGTCGACGCCCGCGTGGTCGACGACGGCATCGCCATGTCGGTGACCGATCGCGGCCCGGGCATTCCGGCCGCGCACCTCGACCGCCTGTTCCGTCCGTTCTCCCGGGTCGGAGTCCACGAGCGCCAGTCGACGGGCGGGACGGGCCTCGGCCTCGCCATCACGCGCGCGATCGTCGAACAGCACGGCGGGCGGATCTGGGTCGAGCCCGTCGAGCCGGCAGGCAGTCGATTCGTCGTCGTCCTGCCGGCCCTCCCGGCCAGGAGCGCCGCGATCGACAGGCCGGAGGAAGCTGACGTGGCGTGA
- a CDS encoding HAD hydrolase-like protein: protein MPANGSTIFVDADDTLWENNVYFEAVVQAYARRLEARGCPPETARQTLLDIERVRTRVHGYGLRNFNLSLNEACRSLLGDDCLDELAEVDALCASIAAQDMALLPGVEATLETLRRRHRLIVLTKGDAADQASKVERSGLGPMFDAVEVVKEKDADTYRDVLDRYRVDPAGAWMVGNSPKSDVLPALAVGLGAVFIPHAATWALELERLPEAPHPRLLVLERFEDLIRHF from the coding sequence ATGCCAGCCAACGGGTCGACGATCTTCGTGGACGCCGATGACACGCTCTGGGAGAACAACGTGTACTTCGAGGCGGTCGTCCAGGCCTACGCCCGGCGCCTGGAAGCGCGCGGCTGTCCACCGGAGACCGCCCGGCAGACGCTGCTCGACATCGAGCGCGTGCGCACGCGGGTCCATGGGTACGGGCTGCGCAACTTCAACCTGTCGCTGAACGAGGCCTGCCGATCGCTGCTCGGCGACGATTGCCTCGACGAACTGGCCGAGGTCGACGCGCTGTGCGCCAGCATCGCCGCGCAGGACATGGCGCTGCTGCCCGGCGTCGAAGCGACCCTCGAGACCCTCCGCCGACGCCATCGCCTGATCGTGCTCACGAAGGGCGACGCGGCCGACCAGGCGAGCAAGGTCGAGCGGTCCGGACTCGGGCCGATGTTCGACGCCGTCGAGGTCGTCAAGGAGAAGGACGCCGACACCTATCGTGACGTGCTCGACCGCTACCGGGTCGACCCCGCTGGCGCCTGGATGGTGGGCAACAGCCCGAAGTCCGACGTCCTGCCCGCACTGGCGGTCGGGCTCGGGGCCGTGTTCATCCCGCACGCGGCCACGTGGGCGCTCGAGCTCGAGCGGTTGCCAGAGGCGCCACACCCGCGCTTGCTGGTGCTCGAGCGCTTCGAGGATCTGATTCGGCACTTCTGA
- a CDS encoding DUF4159 domain-containing protein: protein MPFRPARRRLLEAAAALAASAWRPAGALAQRRPGPSEFVFARLRYESGDWDYNPKVAANVLNSVVEYTTIPVYREEVVIGADSDELLAFPFLFMTGHKLVRWSRRERDRLVRFVEQGGLLFSDDCNHDINGLYARSFEQEMRLMFPGRGTLEKLPGRHPLYTAFFPFPDGPPQTSHELNGWGDDLVHDYLRAVEHRGRVGVLYSNKDYGCEWDYDWRNKRFLRDDNTRFAVNIVVYAMGW from the coding sequence ATGCCGTTCCGTCCAGCACGACGACGCCTCCTCGAGGCGGCTGCGGCCCTGGCCGCCTCCGCGTGGCGACCGGCCGGGGCTCTCGCCCAGCGCCGGCCGGGTCCCTCGGAGTTCGTGTTCGCCCGCCTGCGGTACGAGTCGGGCGATTGGGACTACAACCCAAAGGTCGCCGCCAACGTGCTGAACTCAGTCGTCGAGTACACCACGATTCCCGTGTACCGCGAGGAGGTGGTGATCGGGGCCGACTCCGACGAGTTGCTGGCGTTCCCGTTTCTCTTCATGACGGGCCACAAGCTGGTGCGCTGGAGCCGGCGGGAGCGCGACCGCCTCGTGCGGTTCGTCGAGCAGGGCGGCCTGCTGTTCTCCGACGACTGCAACCACGACATCAACGGCCTGTACGCGCGATCGTTCGAGCAGGAGATGCGGCTGATGTTCCCCGGACGCGGCACGCTCGAGAAGCTGCCGGGGCGCCACCCGCTCTACACCGCCTTCTTCCCGTTTCCCGACGGGCCGCCGCAGACCTCGCACGAGCTGAACGGCTGGGGCGACGACCTCGTCCACGACTACCTGCGCGCGGTCGAGCACCGCGGCCGCGTGGGCGTCCTCTACAGCAACAAGGACTACGGCTGCGAGTGGGACTACGACTGGCGGAACAAACGCTTCCTGCGCGACGACAACACCCGCTTCGCCGTCAACATCGTCGTCTACGCCATGGGCTGGTGA
- a CDS encoding RNA polymerase sigma factor has product MTGRGHQAPHLDCRSTQEVAAEVRGLMAAGEVEAARERYGTIVDALQRRANRLALYYLRNVADADEAVQDAFVKAYLHLDSYNPALSFDVWFLRILVNGCLDRVKARTRRARWMLALGDLGPPGTFDEPDTPSDEPTPEDALLRTERADELALAIATLPDRQRTVVLLSQLDGRSTREVSQITGLNESTVRVHLFRALRRLRATIGRPAEDVARGSDR; this is encoded by the coding sequence ATGACAGGGAGAGGGCATCAGGCGCCTCACCTCGACTGCCGTTCGACCCAGGAGGTCGCGGCCGAGGTGCGGGGGCTCATGGCGGCAGGCGAGGTCGAGGCCGCCCGCGAGCGCTACGGCACGATCGTCGACGCGCTCCAGCGGCGGGCGAACCGGCTCGCGCTCTACTACCTTCGCAACGTCGCCGATGCCGACGAAGCGGTGCAGGACGCCTTCGTGAAGGCGTACCTGCATCTCGACTCGTACAACCCGGCGCTGTCGTTCGACGTCTGGTTCCTGCGCATCCTCGTGAACGGGTGCCTCGACCGTGTCAAGGCGCGAACGCGCCGGGCCCGTTGGATGCTCGCGCTCGGCGACCTCGGTCCACCGGGGACGTTCGACGAGCCCGACACGCCGTCGGACGAACCGACGCCGGAGGACGCGTTGCTTCGCACCGAGCGTGCCGACGAGCTGGCTCTGGCCATCGCGACGCTGCCGGACCGGCAACGCACGGTGGTGCTCCTCAGTCAGCTCGACGGCCGGTCGACGCGCGAGGTCAGCCAGATCACCGGCCTCAACGAGTCGACGGTGCGCGTGCACCTGTTCCGCGCGCTGCGACGGCTGCGGGCGACGATAGGCCGCCCTGCGGAGGACGTGGCGAGAGGATCTGACCGATGA
- a CDS encoding 4-hydroxy-3-methylbut-2-enyl diphosphate reductase, whose amino-acid sequence MPPLIFRKGLDLKHAVAGALAEDYHSAIVDRMKADGFRHVAGRLTIHLAHEFGFCYGVDRAVDYAYQARARFGGRRIFLTGEIIHNPHVNDKLRGFGIRFLSDPGERADDLGPDDVVILPAFGVTVAQLLQFQRLGCTLVDTTCGSVLNVWKNVSRYAREGFTAVIHGKIRHEETQATASQALQFPGGRYVVVFDRDEAAEVCTYIRGGGDRSAFLARFGHAASDGFDPDVDLGHIGLANQTTMLMSESLEIGEMFRDAMRDRYGEDALASRFRAFDTICSATQERQDAVVALLDEHPLDLMVVVGGYNSSNTCNLANICAERVPTYHIAEPACLVSRDEIRHRPVTPPGAAKRAAGEQSALHWLPRDGAVTVGLTAGASTPNNIIGRVIERLEELAGA is encoded by the coding sequence GTGCCCCCGCTCATCTTCCGCAAGGGCCTCGACCTGAAGCACGCCGTCGCCGGCGCGCTCGCCGAGGACTATCACAGCGCCATCGTCGATCGGATGAAGGCCGACGGCTTCCGGCACGTTGCCGGGCGGCTCACCATCCACCTCGCCCACGAGTTCGGCTTCTGCTATGGCGTCGACCGGGCGGTCGACTACGCGTACCAGGCCCGCGCCCGGTTCGGGGGCCGGCGCATCTTCCTCACGGGCGAGATCATCCACAACCCGCACGTCAACGACAAGCTGCGGGGGTTCGGCATCCGTTTCCTCAGCGACCCCGGCGAGCGGGCCGACGACCTCGGCCCCGACGACGTCGTGATCCTGCCGGCGTTCGGCGTGACGGTCGCGCAGTTGCTGCAGTTCCAGCGCCTGGGGTGCACGCTCGTCGACACGACCTGCGGGTCGGTGCTCAACGTCTGGAAGAACGTCTCGCGGTACGCGCGCGAGGGCTTCACGGCCGTCATCCACGGGAAGATCCGTCACGAGGAGACGCAGGCCACCGCCTCGCAGGCCCTCCAGTTCCCGGGCGGGCGCTACGTCGTGGTGTTCGACCGCGACGAGGCCGCCGAGGTCTGCACCTACATCCGTGGGGGCGGCGACCGGTCGGCGTTCCTGGCGCGGTTCGGCCACGCCGCGTCAGACGGCTTCGACCCCGACGTCGACCTCGGCCACATCGGGCTGGCCAACCAGACGACGATGCTCATGTCGGAGTCGCTCGAGATCGGCGAGATGTTCCGCGACGCGATGCGCGACCGCTACGGGGAGGACGCGCTGGCGTCCCGCTTTCGTGCGTTCGACACGATCTGCAGCGCGACCCAGGAGCGGCAGGACGCCGTCGTGGCGCTGCTCGACGAGCACCCGCTCGACCTGATGGTCGTCGTCGGCGGGTACAACAGCAGCAACACCTGCAACCTCGCCAACATCTGCGCCGAACGCGTGCCCACCTATCACATCGCCGAGCCGGCGTGCCTGGTGTCGCGCGACGAGATCCGGCATCGGCCCGTGACGCCGCCGGGCGCGGCGAAGCGGGCGGCCGGCGAGCAGTCGGCCCTGCACTGGCTGCCGCGCGACGGGGCGGTCACGGTGGGTCTCACCGCGGGCGCCTCGACGCCCAACAACATCATCGGCCGCGTCATCGAGCGCCTCGAAGAACTGGCCGGCGCGTGA